From the Saimiri boliviensis isolate mSaiBol1 chromosome X, mSaiBol1.pri, whole genome shotgun sequence genome, one window contains:
- the MAGEB18 gene encoding melanoma-associated antigen B18, producing the protein MPRGHKSKLRAREKRRQAHCENQDLGTTQATVAEGELPSSACHLVGDRSQNLPATETPSIPEALQGAPSTSNTIVPVSCTSSTEGASSQDEKSRHFASVAEAWKKDPLNRKVVLLVNFLLQKYQNKEPITKGDMIKFVIKKDKCHFNEILKRAAQHMELAFGVDLKEVDPIRHSYALFSKLDLSYDETTSDEENIPKTGLLMVALSVIFMNGNRAPEEAIWEVLKVMGVFPDMEHFMYGDPRKVITKDLVQLKYLECQQVPNSDPPRYEFLWGPRAHAETSKMKVLKFLANMYDTVPTAFPTCYEEALRDEEERAQARAAARAHTAAMARARSRTTSSSFSHAK; encoded by the coding sequence ATGCCTCGAGGTCATAAAAGTAAGCTCCGTGCTCGTGAGAAACGCCGCCAGGCTCATTGTGAGAATCAGGATCTGGGAACTACTCAGGCCACAGTGGCAGAAGGAGAATTGCCCTCCTCTGCCTGTCATCTCGTTGGTGATAGATCCCAGAATTTGCCTGCTACTGAGACACCTAGCATCCCCGAGGCACTTCAGGGAGCCCCATCCACCAGTAATACTATTGTACCTGTTTCATGCACCAGTTCAACTGAAGGTGCCAGCAGCCAAGATGAGAAAAGTCGACATTTCGCAAGTGTGGCTGAAGCCTGGAAAAAAGATCCCTTAAATAGGAAAGTAGTTTTGCTGGTGAATTTCTTGCTTCAGAAGTATCAAAACAAAGAGCCAATTACAAAGGGAGACATGATTAAGTTTGTTATCAAAAAGGACAAGTGTCACTTCAATGAGATCCTCAAGAGAGCTGCTCAGCATATGGAGCTAGCATTTGGTGTTGATTTGAAGGAAGTGGATCCTATCAGGCACTCCTATGCCCTTTTCAGCAAACTAGACCTCAGCTATGATGAAACAACCAGTGATGAAGAAAACATTCCCAAGACTGGTCTACTGATGGTTGCACTCAGTGTGATCTTCATGAATGGCAACCGTGCCCCAGAAGAGGCAATCTGGGAAGTGCTGAAAGTGATGGGTGTATTTCCTGATATGGAGCACTTCATGTATGGGGATCCCAGGAAAGTCATCACCAAAGATCTGGTGCAGCTAAAGTACCTGGAGTGCCAGCAAGTGCCCAACAGTGATCCTCCACGCTATGAATTCCTGTGGGGTCCAAGAGCTCATGCTGAAACTAGCAAGATGAAAGTTCTGAAGTTTTTAGCCAACATGTATGATACCGTCCCTACTGCCTTCCCAACCTGCTATGAAGAGGCTTTGCGAGATGAGGAAGAGAGAGCCCAAGCCAGAGCTGCAGCCAGGGCTCATACTGCTGCCATGGCCAGAGCACGTTCCAGAACCACGTCTAGCAGCTTCTCCCATGCTAAGTGA